The following coding sequences are from one Perognathus longimembris pacificus isolate PPM17 chromosome 13, ASM2315922v1, whole genome shotgun sequence window:
- the LOC125362424 gene encoding olfactory receptor 478-like, which produces MGHEPFPAIKKVKNFAPLLEVACSEDSVLILLSTLTAGSILVITVIVIAISYIYILITILKMRSTEGRHKAFSTCTSHLTAVTLFYGTVLFIYVMPKSSFSTDQNKVISVFYMVVIPMLNPLIYSLRNNEVKGALRRELGRKIFC; this is translated from the exons ATGGGCCATGAACCCTTCCCTGCCATTAAG aaagtaaaaaattTTGCTCCTCTACTTGAAGTTGCCTGTTCTGAAGACAGTGTCCTCATACTTCTTTCCACACTCACTGCTGGCTCCATCCTTGTGATCACAGTGATTGTCATAGCCATCTCCTACATCTACATCCTCATCACCATCCTGAAGATGCGCTCCACAGAGGGCCGCCacaaggccttctccacctgcacctcccacCTCACTGCGGTCACTCTGTTTTATGGgacagttttgtttatttatgtgaTGCCCAAATCCAGCTTTTCCACTGACCAGAACAAGGTGATATCTGTGTTCTACATGGTGGTCATCCCCATGTTGAACCCCCTCATCTACAGCCTCAGGAATAATGAGGTCAAAGGGGCTTTGAGGAGAGAACTTGGGAGGAAAATATTTTGTTAG